A single genomic interval of Microbacterium hydrocarbonoxydans harbors:
- a CDS encoding response regulator, giving the protein MNDSLRVLILDDDFRVGQLHRDIIDDQPGFTALEPVRSIAEAREGLRSSTPDLLVADVFLPDGDGIALVRETGVDAILISAADDGPTVRRALRSGAVGYLMKPFERRALTNLLDRYSRYRNLLAGERPLRQDDTDRALAILHGSGEPVSVSRSATEQLVLAALGDGEASAAEVGERVGISRATAQRHLAALAARTVVEVRLRYGATGRPEHRYAVRS; this is encoded by the coding sequence ATGAACGACTCCCTGCGCGTCCTGATCCTCGACGACGACTTCCGCGTCGGTCAGCTGCATCGGGACATCATCGACGACCAGCCCGGCTTCACCGCGCTCGAACCGGTCCGCTCGATCGCCGAGGCGCGCGAGGGCCTGCGCTCATCGACACCGGATCTGCTCGTCGCCGACGTCTTCCTGCCCGACGGGGACGGCATCGCCCTCGTGCGGGAGACAGGTGTCGATGCGATCCTCATCTCCGCCGCCGATGACGGCCCCACCGTGCGACGGGCCCTGCGTTCCGGCGCGGTCGGATACCTGATGAAGCCGTTCGAGCGCCGCGCTCTCACGAATCTTCTCGACCGGTACTCGCGCTACCGCAACCTCCTCGCCGGGGAGCGGCCGCTGCGTCAAGACGACACGGATCGTGCCCTGGCGATCCTGCACGGCTCGGGCGAACCGGTGTCCGTCTCACGATCCGCGACCGAGCAGCTGGTGCTCGCCGCTCTCGGCGACGGCGAGGCCTCTGCTGCCGAGGTCGGCGAGCGGGTCGGCATCTCCCGGGCGACAGCGCAGCGGCACCTCGCCGCGCTCGCTGCGCGGACGGTCGTGGAGGTCCGGCTCCGCTACGGCGCGACCGGGCGCCCGGAGCACCGGTACGCCGTCCGCTCCTGA
- the prfA gene encoding peptide chain release factor 1 — MFESVQTLIDEHRRVQEELSDPAVHADAARAKRVNRRYAELSRIVAAHEAWVAASDDLDAARELAREDEAFAAEIPALEAGVQQTQERLRRLLIPRDPDDARDVIMEIKAGEGGAESALFAADLLRMYIQYAASKGWKTELLERNESDLGGYKDVQVAIKGSSSDPAQGVWAHLKYEGGVHRVQRVPATESQGRIHTSTTGVLVFPEVDEPDEIAINQNDLKIDVFRSSGPGGQSVNTTDSAVRITHLPSGIVVSMQNEKSQLQNREAAMRVLRARLLAKQQEELDAAASDARKSQIRGMDRSERIRTYNFPENRIADHRTGFKAYNLDQVMDGALEPIIESAIQADEEARLAAVGSES, encoded by the coding sequence GTGTTCGAGTCCGTCCAGACTCTGATCGACGAGCATCGCCGGGTGCAGGAGGAGCTCTCCGACCCGGCGGTGCACGCCGACGCCGCCCGCGCGAAGCGCGTCAATCGCCGCTACGCCGAGCTGTCGAGGATCGTCGCCGCCCACGAGGCGTGGGTGGCGGCATCCGACGATCTGGATGCCGCGCGCGAGCTCGCCCGCGAGGACGAGGCGTTCGCCGCCGAGATCCCCGCACTCGAGGCGGGGGTCCAGCAGACCCAGGAGCGGCTCCGGCGCCTGCTCATCCCGCGCGACCCCGACGACGCCCGCGATGTGATCATGGAGATCAAGGCGGGGGAGGGCGGTGCGGAGTCGGCGCTGTTCGCCGCCGATCTGCTGCGCATGTACATCCAGTACGCCGCCTCCAAGGGGTGGAAGACCGAGCTGCTCGAGCGCAACGAGTCCGATCTCGGCGGATACAAGGACGTCCAGGTCGCGATCAAGGGGTCCTCGTCCGACCCCGCGCAGGGCGTCTGGGCGCACCTCAAGTACGAGGGCGGCGTGCACCGCGTGCAGCGGGTGCCGGCGACGGAATCGCAGGGACGCATCCACACCTCGACCACCGGCGTGCTGGTCTTTCCCGAGGTCGATGAGCCGGACGAGATCGCGATCAACCAGAACGATCTCAAGATCGACGTGTTCCGCTCGTCGGGGCCGGGCGGTCAGTCCGTCAACACGACCGACTCCGCAGTGCGCATCACGCACCTGCCGAGCGGCATCGTCGTCTCGATGCAGAATGAGAAGTCGCAGCTGCAGAACCGAGAGGCCGCGATGCGCGTCCTGCGCGCACGGCTCCTCGCCAAGCAGCAGGAGGAGCTGGATGCCGCGGCATCCGACGCCCGCAAGTCGCAGATCCGTGGCATGGACCGCTCGGAGCGCATCCGCACCTACAACTTCCCCGAGAACCGGATCGCCGACCATCGGACGGGATTCAAGGCGTACAACCTCGACCAGGTGATGGACGGCGCGCTCGAGCCGATCATCGAGAGCGCCATCCAGGCCGACGAAGAAGCGCGTCTCGCGGCTGTCGGCTCGGAGTCCTGA
- the rho gene encoding transcription termination factor Rho, which produces MENFSETQNDQAASAAEAPAQAVSSDAAATAATEVAPARKRAPRRASTATAAAKAEKAAAADAPADAAPAASTSGASESSAAEAPAAEAPKAKAPRRSRAKKADAEPAPAAESAAAPADAPAAAAEAPAAPAPESAEGSDEPKKTTGRGRRTAKKPAADAEQPAAEKQSEAAPAESAPSGDSSDSADGGDEQGGRGRNRNRSRNRGRGQNGNGNGGEQQQSQQQQPQQQNASDDEGGNGRNRQRNKRRGGVPTDEFDTEIGEDDVLIPIAGILDVLDNYAFVRTTGYLAGPSDVYVSLGQVKKYNLRKGDAIVGAIKQPREGEQQGRQKYNALVKVDSINGLSIDDAATRVEFGKLTPLYPQERLRLETAPEKLTQRIIDLVAPIGKGQRGLIVAPPKAGKTIVLQQIANAIAQNNPEVHLMVVLVDERPEEVTDMERTVKGEVIASTFDRPAEDHTTVAELAIERAKRLVELGRDVVVLLDSITRLGRAYNLAAPASGRVLSGGVDASALYPPKRFFGAARNIENGGSLTILATALVETGSKMDEVIFEEFKGTGNSELRLSRQLADKRIFPAVDVNASSTRREEMLLSTDEVKITWKLRRALAGLDQQQALEVVLGKLKETHSNVEFLVQMQKSIPTLPSGAHGHDNNIR; this is translated from the coding sequence GTGGAGAATTTCTCCGAGACCCAGAACGACCAGGCGGCATCTGCCGCTGAAGCTCCGGCACAGGCCGTGAGCTCCGACGCGGCGGCCACCGCCGCGACCGAGGTGGCACCGGCCCGCAAGCGCGCGCCGCGCCGGGCGAGCACGGCCACCGCCGCTGCCAAGGCCGAGAAGGCCGCTGCGGCGGACGCTCCCGCCGACGCCGCCCCGGCGGCATCCACCTCGGGCGCATCCGAGTCGTCGGCCGCTGAGGCGCCCGCCGCCGAGGCGCCGAAGGCCAAGGCTCCTCGCCGCAGCCGAGCCAAGAAGGCCGACGCCGAGCCTGCTCCGGCCGCCGAGAGTGCTGCGGCCCCTGCCGACGCACCGGCCGCAGCCGCTGAGGCGCCCGCCGCCCCGGCCCCCGAGAGCGCCGAGGGCTCGGACGAGCCGAAGAAGACCACCGGGCGTGGCCGTCGCACCGCCAAGAAGCCGGCGGCCGACGCCGAGCAGCCCGCTGCAGAGAAGCAGTCGGAGGCGGCTCCCGCCGAGTCCGCTCCGTCCGGCGACTCCTCCGACTCCGCAGACGGAGGCGACGAGCAGGGCGGCCGCGGTCGCAACCGCAACCGCAGCCGCAACCGCGGTCGTGGCCAGAACGGCAACGGCAACGGTGGCGAGCAGCAGCAGTCTCAGCAGCAGCAGCCGCAGCAGCAGAACGCCTCCGACGACGAGGGCGGCAACGGTCGCAACCGTCAGCGCAACAAGCGCCGTGGCGGAGTGCCGACCGACGAGTTCGACACCGAGATCGGCGAGGACGACGTCCTGATCCCGATCGCGGGCATCCTCGACGTCCTCGACAACTACGCCTTCGTGCGCACCACCGGCTACCTCGCCGGCCCCAGCGACGTCTACGTCTCGCTCGGCCAGGTCAAGAAGTACAACCTGCGCAAGGGCGACGCGATCGTCGGCGCGATCAAGCAGCCGCGCGAGGGCGAGCAGCAGGGGCGTCAGAAGTACAACGCCCTGGTGAAGGTCGACTCGATCAACGGACTGTCGATCGACGATGCGGCCACCCGCGTGGAGTTCGGCAAGCTCACCCCGCTGTACCCCCAGGAGCGCCTGCGCCTGGAGACGGCACCCGAGAAGCTGACGCAGCGCATCATCGACCTCGTCGCCCCGATCGGCAAGGGCCAGCGCGGCCTCATCGTCGCGCCCCCGAAGGCCGGCAAGACGATCGTGCTGCAGCAGATCGCCAACGCGATCGCGCAGAACAACCCCGAGGTCCACCTCATGGTCGTGCTCGTCGACGAGCGCCCCGAAGAGGTCACCGACATGGAGCGCACGGTGAAGGGCGAGGTCATCGCCTCGACCTTCGACCGCCCCGCTGAGGACCACACCACGGTCGCCGAGCTCGCCATCGAGCGCGCCAAGCGTCTCGTCGAGCTCGGTCGCGACGTCGTCGTGCTGCTCGACTCGATCACCCGCCTGGGTCGTGCCTACAACCTCGCGGCCCCCGCCTCCGGTCGCGTACTCTCGGGCGGTGTCGACGCCTCGGCGCTCTACCCGCCCAAGCGCTTCTTCGGTGCGGCGCGCAACATCGAGAACGGTGGATCGCTCACCATCCTCGCGACCGCGCTCGTCGAGACCGGCTCCAAGATGGACGAGGTCATCTTCGAGGAGTTCAAGGGCACCGGCAACAGCGAGCTGCGTCTGTCGCGCCAGCTGGCCGACAAGCGGATCTTCCCCGCGGTCGACGTCAACGCGTCGAGCACCCGCCGTGAAGAGATGCTGCTCTCCACCGACGAGGTCAAGATCACCTGGAAGCTGCGCCGTGCCCTCGCGGGTCTCGACCAGCAGCAGGCGCTCGAGGTCGTCCTCGGCAAGCTCAAGGAGACCCACTCGAACGTGGAGTTCCTCGTGCAGATGCAGAAGTCGATTCCGACGCTGCCCTCGGGCGCGCACGGCCACGACAACAACATCCGCTGA
- the thrB gene encoding homoserine kinase: MAAGRSVEVTVPATSANLGPGFDTLGLALSVYDTLLVTELPAGELEIEVSGSGAGEIPRDGSNLIVRTVAHVYADVDRPLPGLRIVAENGVPHGRGLGSSGAAVAAGILAAKGLLEGDIEISDADMLRLATEIEGHPDNVAPALFGGLTIAWVGERGPQHKKLLVHRGVSPLVLVPSYTMSTSKARSLQPPQVSTADAVFNVSRSALLIAALTQSPELLFDATADRLHQDYRAEAMPETQRLVQALRAAGFAAVVSGAGPSVLVLADGPGSRQDAVELAESTTDTPWDALLLAVDVRGGTVGDRAEGST, encoded by the coding sequence ATGGCCGCAGGGCGCTCGGTCGAGGTCACGGTCCCCGCGACCAGCGCGAACCTCGGCCCCGGATTCGACACTCTCGGCCTCGCGCTCAGCGTCTACGACACACTGCTGGTCACCGAACTCCCCGCAGGAGAGCTCGAGATCGAGGTCTCGGGATCGGGTGCGGGCGAGATCCCGCGCGACGGCTCGAACCTGATCGTCCGCACGGTGGCGCACGTGTACGCCGACGTCGACCGCCCGCTCCCCGGTCTGCGGATCGTCGCGGAGAACGGCGTCCCGCACGGCCGCGGTCTCGGATCCTCCGGAGCGGCGGTGGCCGCAGGCATCCTTGCGGCCAAGGGGCTGCTCGAGGGCGACATCGAGATCAGCGATGCCGATATGCTGCGTCTCGCGACCGAGATCGAAGGGCACCCCGACAACGTCGCCCCCGCGCTGTTCGGCGGACTGACGATCGCGTGGGTCGGAGAGCGCGGACCCCAGCACAAGAAGCTGCTCGTGCACCGCGGCGTCTCGCCGCTGGTGCTGGTGCCCTCGTACACGATGTCGACCTCCAAGGCGCGCTCGCTGCAGCCGCCGCAGGTCTCGACGGCGGATGCGGTGTTCAACGTCTCGCGCTCCGCCCTTCTCATCGCGGCACTGACCCAGAGCCCCGAGCTGCTGTTCGACGCCACGGCCGACCGGCTCCACCAGGACTACCGCGCCGAGGCGATGCCCGAGACGCAGCGCCTCGTGCAGGCGCTGCGCGCCGCCGGTTTCGCAGCCGTCGTCTCGGGGGCAGGCCCGAGCGTCCTCGTCCTCGCGGACGGTCCCGGCAGTCGACAGGACGCCGTCGAGCTCGCCGAATCCACGACCGACACCCCGTGGGATGCGCTCCTGCTCGCGGTCGACGTCCGTGGTGGTACAGTGGGGGATCGAGCGGAGGGCTCCACGTAA
- a CDS encoding homoserine dehydrogenase: MTTEYRRLRVALLGAGAVGSQVADLLLRHGDELADRAGAALELAGIAVRNLDAPRDVDLPKDLFTTDAESLILGSDIVIELIGGIEPARTSILQAIGSGADVVTANKALLATHGPELFEAADRVGASVYYEAAAAGAIPIIRPLRDSLAGDRVVRIMGIVNGTTNYILDRMDTEGADFADVLADAQRLGYAEADPTADVEGYDAAQKAAILASLAFHTAVPLDAVHREGITSITASMIEEARAAGFVIKLLAVCERIEANGAESISVRVYPALVPQSHPLASVHGANNAVFVEAEAAGSLMFYGAGAGGVQTASAVLGDVVSAARRHIAGGVGVGESTRANLPVVPIGHVTTRYQITLEVSDAPGVLATVAGILSDGDVSVATVVQTVEGEAEPTARLVIGTHRATDAALSATVDALADSSVVERVVSVLRVEGE; the protein is encoded by the coding sequence ATGACGACTGAGTATCGACGACTTCGGGTGGCGCTCCTGGGCGCCGGCGCGGTCGGCTCGCAGGTGGCCGACCTCCTGCTGCGCCATGGCGACGAGCTCGCCGACCGCGCTGGCGCCGCTCTCGAGCTGGCCGGGATCGCCGTGCGCAACCTCGACGCCCCGCGCGACGTCGACCTTCCGAAGGATCTCTTCACCACGGATGCCGAGTCGCTGATCCTCGGCTCCGACATCGTGATCGAGCTGATCGGCGGCATCGAGCCCGCTCGCACCAGCATCCTGCAGGCGATCGGCTCCGGCGCCGACGTCGTCACGGCCAATAAGGCCCTGCTCGCCACCCACGGTCCCGAGCTCTTCGAAGCGGCTGACCGGGTGGGTGCCTCCGTCTATTACGAGGCCGCCGCCGCCGGGGCGATCCCGATCATCCGTCCGCTGCGCGACTCGCTCGCCGGTGACCGCGTCGTGCGCATCATGGGCATCGTGAACGGCACCACCAACTACATCCTCGACCGCATGGACACCGAGGGCGCCGACTTCGCCGACGTGCTCGCCGACGCCCAGCGTCTCGGCTATGCGGAGGCCGACCCCACTGCGGACGTCGAGGGCTACGACGCCGCGCAGAAGGCGGCGATCCTCGCCAGCCTCGCCTTCCACACGGCCGTGCCGCTGGACGCGGTGCACCGCGAGGGCATCACCTCGATCACCGCGTCGATGATCGAGGAGGCGCGGGCAGCCGGCTTCGTCATCAAGCTCCTCGCCGTCTGCGAGCGCATCGAGGCCAACGGCGCCGAGTCGATCTCGGTCCGCGTCTACCCGGCGCTGGTGCCGCAGTCGCACCCGCTCGCCTCGGTGCACGGCGCGAACAACGCCGTGTTCGTCGAGGCGGAGGCCGCCGGCTCCCTGATGTTCTACGGCGCGGGAGCGGGCGGCGTGCAGACGGCATCCGCTGTCCTCGGCGACGTCGTGTCGGCCGCCCGCCGCCACATCGCCGGCGGAGTGGGCGTGGGCGAGTCGACCCGCGCAAACCTGCCGGTCGTGCCCATCGGACATGTCACGACGCGCTACCAGATCACGCTCGAGGTCTCGGACGCACCGGGCGTCCTCGCCACCGTCGCCGGCATCCTCAGCGACGGCGACGTGTCGGTGGCGACCGTCGTGCAGACGGTCGAGGGCGAGGCTGAGCCGACTGCTCGACTCGTCATCGGCACCCACCGGGCCACGGATGCCGCTCTCAGCGCCACCGTCGATGCCCTCGCCGACAGCTCCGTGGTCGAGCGCGTGGTCTCGGTGCTGCGCGTGGAAGGCGAGTGA
- the lysA gene encoding diaminopimelate decarboxylase produces MLSPADSLVPEWLVVPDDVNDLPSAVWPASAARDADGVIQLAGIPATELAQTYGTPLLVVDEDEVRSRARAFRLAFDAAAADHGTTAQVYYAGKALLTTTVARWVIDEGLRIDVCTRGELEVALAAGVAPASLGFHGNNKSVAELERAVDVGIGTIIVDSAIEIERLAAITARTGTVQRVLVRVISGVHAETHDFLATAHEDQKFGFPLAEAEQAVARIREIPGIEFAGLHCHIGSQIFGVAGFRESAARVLELHATLLEDGPVPQLNLGGGFGIAYTSVDDPTPIETLAAEIVDAVAEGCEARGIAVPALSFEPGRAIVGTAGVTLYEVGTTKDVSLDAGTSRRYISVDGGMSDNARPALYGAQFSARLASRAGVGEARLSRVVGKHCESGDIVVDHEFLPADVSPGDLLAVPATGAYCAPLASNYNHVPRPPIVAVRDGRSSVIVRGETIADVLARDTGIDATGIDR; encoded by the coding sequence TTGCTCTCCCCTGCCGATTCGCTCGTCCCGGAATGGCTCGTCGTGCCCGACGACGTGAACGACCTCCCGAGTGCCGTCTGGCCGGCATCCGCCGCTCGCGACGCGGATGGCGTCATCCAGCTGGCCGGGATCCCCGCGACCGAGCTCGCGCAGACCTACGGCACTCCGCTGCTCGTGGTCGACGAGGACGAGGTGCGCTCGCGCGCCAGGGCCTTCCGTCTCGCCTTCGACGCCGCGGCCGCCGATCACGGCACCACCGCGCAGGTCTACTACGCCGGCAAGGCACTGCTGACCACCACCGTGGCCCGCTGGGTCATCGACGAGGGCCTTCGCATCGACGTGTGTACCCGGGGCGAGCTCGAGGTCGCACTCGCGGCGGGTGTCGCTCCGGCATCCCTCGGGTTCCACGGCAACAACAAGTCTGTCGCCGAGCTCGAGCGGGCCGTCGACGTCGGCATCGGCACGATCATCGTCGACAGCGCGATCGAGATCGAGCGGCTCGCGGCGATCACCGCGCGGACGGGTACCGTCCAGCGCGTGCTGGTCCGTGTGATCAGCGGTGTGCATGCCGAGACCCACGACTTCCTCGCGACCGCGCACGAGGATCAGAAGTTCGGATTCCCGCTCGCCGAGGCGGAGCAGGCGGTCGCCCGCATCCGCGAGATCCCCGGCATCGAGTTCGCCGGTCTGCACTGCCACATCGGGTCGCAGATCTTCGGCGTCGCCGGATTCCGGGAGTCCGCCGCGCGGGTGCTGGAGCTCCACGCCACACTGCTCGAAGACGGACCCGTGCCGCAGCTCAACCTCGGCGGGGGGTTCGGGATCGCGTACACCAGCGTCGACGACCCCACGCCGATCGAGACCCTGGCTGCCGAGATCGTCGATGCGGTCGCCGAGGGATGCGAGGCGCGCGGGATCGCCGTCCCCGCCCTCTCGTTCGAGCCGGGTCGGGCGATCGTCGGCACCGCAGGGGTGACGCTCTACGAGGTGGGCACCACCAAGGACGTCTCGCTCGACGCCGGCACCAGCCGTCGGTACATCAGCGTCGACGGCGGGATGAGCGACAACGCGCGCCCCGCCCTCTACGGCGCCCAGTTCTCCGCCCGCCTCGCCTCGCGCGCCGGGGTGGGCGAAGCTCGACTCAGCCGCGTGGTCGGCAAGCACTGCGAATCCGGCGACATCGTCGTGGACCACGAGTTCCTCCCCGCCGACGTCTCGCCCGGCGACCTGCTGGCGGTGCCCGCCACCGGCGCCTACTGCGCACCGCTGGCGAGCAACTACAACCACGTCCCTCGTCCTCCGATCGTCGCCGTGCGCGACGGGAGGTCGTCGGTCATCGTCCGCGGCGAGACCATCGCAGATGTCCTCGCGCGGGATACCGGCATCGACGCCACCGGGATCGACCGCTGA
- a CDS encoding YhjD/YihY/BrkB family envelope integrity protein: protein MSTESAASEARRPGPIPRAIAAVIRWALRLRPVRAFLLYSERRGAMLADSVTYRALFSVFAAVLLGFSVAALWLAGNPEAWRAIIDAVQSVVPGLIGENGVVDPADLREPLSLSIAGAVSTVALIGSALGAVGSLRTAVRVLAGTAHDDVLFIWVLLRNLLLAVGVAALFVAAAAVTFVGRLGISWVSGLLGIPEDSPVATWSLRIISLLVVLALDTVLIAGVFRLLSGVHASARSLWIGALVGGVGLLVLQELSGLFIGGATSNPLLASFASLLALLIWLNLSTQVILIACAYIVTSEEERHDRVHARFGAATFEQRRVQRAEAEVTLATSELRAAQQAESEARAKVSAD, encoded by the coding sequence GTGAGCACCGAATCCGCAGCATCCGAAGCCCGCCGGCCTGGTCCGATCCCGCGTGCCATCGCCGCAGTGATCCGCTGGGCGCTGAGGCTGCGCCCCGTGCGCGCCTTCCTGCTGTACTCGGAACGCCGAGGCGCGATGCTGGCCGACAGCGTGACCTATCGTGCGCTGTTCAGCGTCTTCGCGGCCGTGCTGCTCGGCTTCTCCGTCGCGGCTCTCTGGCTCGCGGGGAACCCCGAGGCGTGGCGCGCGATCATCGACGCCGTGCAGTCGGTCGTCCCTGGTCTCATCGGCGAGAACGGTGTGGTCGACCCTGCCGACCTCCGCGAACCTCTCTCCCTCTCGATCGCGGGAGCCGTCTCGACCGTGGCGCTGATCGGCTCCGCCTTGGGTGCCGTCGGGTCCTTGCGGACCGCCGTGCGGGTCCTTGCCGGGACCGCCCATGACGACGTCCTGTTCATCTGGGTGCTGCTGCGCAACCTCCTGCTCGCCGTCGGAGTCGCCGCCCTGTTCGTCGCCGCGGCCGCGGTCACCTTCGTCGGCCGGCTCGGGATCAGCTGGGTCAGCGGACTGCTCGGCATCCCGGAGGACTCCCCCGTCGCCACCTGGAGCCTTCGCATCATCTCGCTGCTGGTGGTGCTGGCTTTGGACACGGTGCTGATCGCCGGGGTGTTCCGCCTGCTCTCCGGCGTGCACGCCTCCGCGCGCTCCCTGTGGATCGGCGCCCTCGTGGGCGGCGTCGGACTCCTCGTGCTGCAGGAGCTCTCCGGCCTCTTCATCGGCGGCGCGACGAGCAACCCGCTCCTCGCCTCGTTCGCCTCGCTGCTCGCACTGCTGATCTGGCTGAATCTGTCGACCCAGGTGATCCTGATCGCGTGCGCCTACATCGTCACCTCGGAGGAGGAGCGTCACGACCGGGTGCATGCCCGCTTCGGCGCGGCGACCTTCGAGCAGCGCCGGGTGCAGCGGGCGGAGGCCGAGGTGACGCTCGCGACCTCCGAGCTCAGGGCCGCGCAGCAGGCCGAGAGCGAGGCGCGTGCGAAGGTGTCCGCGGACTGA
- a CDS encoding DUF2993 domain-containing protein, whose amino-acid sequence MSDDNHTLPYPAGDSEHPTLVIPGGTGEDAVAVAPAKRRRKRWPWVLLIVVVVLALLAVAAELVVRSILPGVVRSLVIDQLDLPADQELDVEADGILVPQLIGGTLDTLHLSTDSVTLQGITGAVDVTATGVPLRGGDLRGASGTIRIDESQFTTLLEGTELPIETVTLESPNATVAGSVTVLGIAIPISLTVTPGVAEGDLELTPVGLTIGGLEVDADQVGSSLGSLGGRLTETQRICIADQLPAGITLTGLEIEGSDAVIDVDVDGAIATDQALLEKGVCPQG is encoded by the coding sequence ATGAGCGACGACAACCACACCCTCCCTTATCCGGCCGGCGATTCCGAGCATCCGACGCTCGTGATCCCCGGTGGGACGGGGGAGGATGCGGTCGCAGTCGCCCCGGCGAAGCGTCGACGCAAGCGGTGGCCGTGGGTCCTGCTGATCGTCGTGGTGGTCCTGGCGCTGCTCGCGGTCGCCGCGGAGCTCGTCGTCCGCTCGATCCTTCCCGGCGTCGTGCGCTCCCTCGTCATCGACCAGCTCGACCTGCCGGCCGATCAGGAGCTCGACGTCGAAGCCGACGGCATCCTCGTGCCGCAGCTGATCGGCGGTACCCTCGACACGCTGCATCTGTCGACCGACTCGGTGACGCTGCAGGGGATCACGGGTGCGGTCGACGTCACCGCGACCGGCGTGCCGTTGCGAGGCGGCGACCTGCGCGGCGCCTCCGGCACCATCCGCATCGACGAGTCGCAGTTCACCACACTTCTGGAGGGCACCGAGCTCCCGATCGAGACGGTGACGCTGGAGTCCCCGAACGCCACGGTCGCGGGGTCGGTGACGGTGCTCGGCATCGCGATCCCGATCTCGCTGACCGTGACGCCGGGCGTGGCCGAGGGGGATCTCGAGCTCACGCCGGTCGGTCTGACCATCGGCGGACTGGAGGTCGATGCGGATCAGGTCGGCTCATCGCTCGGTTCCCTGGGCGGACGCCTCACCGAGACGCAGCGCATCTGCATCGCCGACCAGCTGCCGGCCGGGATCACGCTCACCGGGCTCGAGATCGAGGGCTCGGATGCGGTGATCGACGTGGACGTCGACGGTGCGATCGCCACGGATCAGGCCCTGTTGGAGAAGGGCGTGTGCCCGCAGGGCTGA